From the Neoarius graeffei isolate fNeoGra1 chromosome 1, fNeoGra1.pri, whole genome shotgun sequence genome, one window contains:
- the etnppl gene encoding ethanolamine-phosphate phospho-lyase, whose product MATEIFNKQKTIDLRQKHIGPSCKVFFSHDPIKIVRARGQYMYNEKGEQYLDCINNVAHVGHSHPEVIHAGAKQMELLNTNSRFLHDNLVQYAQRLQATLPEQLSVCYFTNSGSEANDLALRLAWQYTGHKDIITLENAYHGHLSSLIDISPYKFHQLGHCVESQHVHVAPSPDIYRGKYREDHGDPATDYADEVKDIIEKAHAKGCKIAAFIAESLQSCGGQVIPPVGYFQKVAQHVRKAGGIFIADEVQVGFGRVGTHFWAFQLQGEDFVPDIVTMGKPIGNGHPMSCVVTTRAVAEGFMSSGMEYFNTFGGNPVSCAIGLAVLDVIEKEDLQGNALRVGRYLMDLLEKLKEKHPLVGDIRGRGLFVGVELVKDRLKRTPATAEAQNVIYRLKDQRVLLSADGPHRNVLKFKPPLCFTRGNADLVVEKIGQILTDLENVLGLHMSDTTDHVNAQSKRKESVEENGHDIHSGGISGNHHITKTNKRQRT is encoded by the exons ATGGCAACTGAAATTTTTAATAAGCAGAAAACCATCGATCTGAGACAGAAACACATTGG TCCCTCCTGCAAGGTGTTCTTCAGCCACGACCCCATCAAGATCGTCCGAGCCAGGGGTCAGTACATGTACAATGAAAAAGGCGAGCAGTACCTGGACTGCATCAACAATGTCGCCCACG TGGGTCACAGCCACCCAGAAGTCATCCATGCTGGAGCAAAGCAGATGGAGCTCTTGAACACTAACTCACGCTTCCTCCATGACAACCTTGTCCAATACGCACAACGCCTCCAAGCCACACTGCCTGAACAGCTCTCGGTCTGCTACTTTACCAATTCAGG TTCTGAGGCCAATGACCTGGCCTTAAGACTAGCTTGGCAGTACACTGGCCACAAAGACATCATCACACTGGAAAA TGCCTATCATGGTCATTTGTCATCACTCATTGATATCAGTCCCTACAAGTTTCATCAACTGGGACATTGTGTGGAAAGCCAACATGTGCATGTG GCCCCAAGTCCAGACATCTACAGAGGGAAATACAGGGAAGACCACGGAGACCCTGCTACTGATTATGCAGATGAAGTTAAAGACATCATTGAAAAAGCTCATGCAAAAGGATGTAAG ATTGCTGCTTTCATTGCTGAGTCACTGCAGAGTTGTGGAGGGCAGGTCATTCCTCCAGTGGGCTACTTCCAGAAAGTGGCACA ACATGTTAGAAAGGCTGGGGGCATCTTCATTGCTGATGAGGTTCAAGTCGGCTTTGGAAGGGTAGGCACCCATTTCTGGGCTTTCCAGCTGCAAGGGGAAGACTTTGTACCTGATATTGTCACTATGGGCAAACCGATTGGGAACGGCCATCCAATGTCCTGTGTGGTGACCACTAGAGCAGTGGCTGAAGGCTTCATGTCATCTGGAATGGAGTACTTTAATACA TTTGGTGGCAATCCTGTATCCTGTGCTATTGGGCTAGCTGTACTGGACGTGATCGAGAAGGAGGATCTCCAAGGCAATGCCCTGCGAGTCGGGAGATACCTGATGGACTTACTGGAGAAACTGAAAGAGAAACATCCCTTAGTGGGAGATATCag AGGTCGTGGTCTTTTTGTTGGCGTGGAGCTGGTGAAAGATCGGCTTAAAAGGACGCCTGCAACAGCTGAAGCTCAGAATGTCATATATCG ACTGAAGGATCAGCGGGTTCTATTAAGTGCAGATGGACCACATCGTAACGTCTTGAAGTTTAAACCACCTCTGTGCTTCACCAGAGGGAATGCCGACTTAGTAGTTGAAAAAATTGGCCAGATTCTAACAG ACCTTGAAAATGTTTTGGGCCTCCATATGTCTGACACTACAGACCATGTAAATGCACAAAGCAAGCGCAAG GAGTCAGTCGAGGAAAACGGCCATGATATTCATTCTGGTGGCATCAGTGGCAACCATCACATCACGAAGACTAACAAAAGACAAAGAACATAA